The Synechococcales cyanobacterium T60_A2020_003 genome has a segment encoding these proteins:
- a CDS encoding shikimate kinase, giving the protein MMGSGKTTVGTLLAQRLGYSFIDTDAVIEQVTQRSIPEVFAQDGEAAFREIETQVLGHVVSHVRMVIATGGGLAAQVENWRYLQHGVVVWLDASPEILYQRLQGDRTRPLLQNENPYQRLVDLLEERRSRYTQADLHITIAEDESPEQTADRIIEAVRGILKPSSVLPQS; this is encoded by the coding sequence ATGATGGGGTCGGGAAAAACGACCGTTGGAACCCTGCTAGCTCAACGATTAGGCTATTCCTTCATCGATACGGATGCTGTGATTGAGCAGGTGACTCAGCGTTCGATTCCTGAAGTGTTTGCCCAGGACGGCGAAGCGGCATTCCGAGAGATTGAAACTCAAGTACTAGGACACGTGGTATCCCATGTGCGGATGGTGATTGCAACGGGGGGAGGCTTGGCTGCCCAGGTTGAAAACTGGCGCTACCTACAACACGGGGTAGTGGTGTGGCTAGATGCAAGCCCGGAAATTCTTTACCAGCGGTTGCAAGGCGATCGCACCCGTCCGCTATTGCAAAACGAAAATCCCTACCAACGCTTAGTGGATCTACTCGAAGAACGGCGTTCGCGCTACACCCAGGCCGATCTTCACATCACTATTGCTGAGGACGAATCACCTGAGCAAACTGCCGATCGCATCATTGAAGCGGTTCGCGGCATTCTTAAGCCTAGCTCTGTCTTGCCCCAGTCTTAA